Proteins from a single region of Nocardioides anomalus:
- a CDS encoding DUF7948 domain-containing protein — MALLAPALAATAGPGAQGALAQVLPHDDPPTASAGPEQSYARLPLSFVRDGGTFTARTAAGTVTLRHGEAVVVPQHGERTGTPVVMGLAGAAQVAPQVQQRLPGVLNDLRGDDPSAWRTDVPTFGRVRYAEVYPGVDLDYHGTTGTLEYDFRLAPGADPDRIAVDFHGAALRLTRTGALVVGTGADRIRQAAPVAFQPSPDGRDAVPARFTLDGDRVGFSLGAHDPSRALVIDPLVLSYATLLGGAGDDRVADIAVDATGAAYLSGWTDSDAFPTTGGAYDTSRSGLDAIVTKLNPAGTALVYSTLLGGSGTDFADTVAVDSSGSAYVAGQTQSIGSAPSRFPTTAGAYTTASGDAGFGDAFVTRLNPAGNGLTYSAVFGGSDQEEVRAIALDPSGAAYAGGYTASTGNASTTFPSSPGAYQLTPRGTSRDGFVVKLDASGARAYATYLGGQSQDEVNGIDVDPQGHAYVTGFAYGSTSDTFPTTSATRFAPVEDNGVDAYLSRLSADGSTLEYSTGIGTDGNGSANNGSDFGYAVAVGPSEGTAYITGTSLTGSGPNGDFPLKHPYEGRNGSCCYGQDLFVAEFDTTRSGDASLVYSTLIGGGGAEGGTAIDVDSTGAAYVGGVVASESQPGDPYDTTPDELGGGAGRGRAFVTKVVQSGSGNAGLGFSTTLQGTSYLDGLGGLVYDETAGAVHVGGTSRSGSLLTTPGAFQTAGAGDRDGFAATVTVGTTPPDTTAPDTTITSGPAAGSTLTGASVSFGFSATESSTFECAYDGGGFAACGTPSPGLSGSDTRTLANGSHTFAVRARDAAANADPTPATRTFTVAVAVPPPPAPPADTTPPDTVITQAPPARVRVKRKATVSVGFTSTEPGSRFTCRVDGGPAQPCVSGAAFRLGRGQHTITVTAVDAAGNADPAPASVRVTVKKKRPRPGAGGGGRG, encoded by the coding sequence GTGGCGCTCCTCGCCCCGGCCCTCGCGGCCACCGCGGGGCCCGGCGCCCAGGGCGCCCTGGCCCAGGTGCTCCCCCACGACGACCCGCCGACCGCCTCGGCGGGACCGGAGCAGTCCTACGCCCGGCTGCCGCTGTCCTTCGTGCGCGACGGCGGCACCTTCACGGCTCGGACGGCGGCCGGCACGGTCACCCTGCGCCACGGCGAGGCGGTGGTGGTGCCCCAGCACGGCGAGCGCACCGGGACGCCGGTCGTCATGGGTCTGGCCGGCGCCGCGCAGGTCGCGCCGCAGGTCCAGCAGCGCCTGCCCGGCGTGCTCAACGACCTGCGCGGTGACGACCCGAGCGCCTGGCGCACCGACGTGCCGACCTTCGGCCGGGTCCGCTACGCCGAGGTCTACCCCGGTGTCGACCTGGACTACCACGGCACGACCGGAACCCTCGAGTACGACTTCCGTCTCGCGCCCGGCGCCGACCCCGATCGCATCGCCGTCGACTTCCACGGCGCTGCGCTGCGGCTGACCCGGACCGGCGCGCTGGTCGTGGGCACCGGGGCCGACCGGATCCGGCAGGCCGCCCCCGTCGCCTTCCAGCCCTCGCCGGACGGCCGGGACGCCGTTCCGGCGCGGTTCACCCTGGACGGCGACCGGGTGGGTTTCTCCCTCGGCGCACACGACCCCTCCCGGGCGCTGGTCATCGACCCGCTGGTGCTGAGCTACGCCACGCTGCTGGGCGGCGCCGGCGACGACCGGGTCGCCGACATCGCGGTCGACGCCACCGGCGCGGCCTACCTGTCGGGCTGGACCGACTCCGACGCCTTCCCCACGACGGGTGGGGCCTACGACACGAGCCGGTCCGGGCTCGACGCGATCGTCACCAAGCTCAACCCCGCGGGCACGGCGCTCGTCTACTCGACCCTGCTGGGCGGCTCCGGAACGGACTTCGCCGACACCGTCGCGGTCGACTCCTCCGGGAGCGCCTACGTGGCCGGGCAGACGCAGTCGATCGGCTCGGCGCCGTCGCGGTTCCCGACGACGGCCGGCGCCTACACGACCGCCAGCGGCGACGCCGGCTTCGGCGACGCCTTCGTGACCAGGCTCAACCCCGCCGGCAACGGCCTCACCTACTCCGCGGTCTTCGGGGGCAGCGACCAGGAGGAGGTCCGGGCGATCGCACTCGACCCGAGCGGGGCCGCCTACGCCGGCGGCTACACCGCGTCGACCGGCAACGCCTCGACGACGTTCCCCTCCTCGCCCGGCGCGTACCAGCTCACCCCCAGAGGGACGAGCCGCGACGGCTTCGTGGTCAAGCTGGACGCCTCGGGCGCGCGGGCCTACGCGACCTACCTGGGCGGGCAGAGCCAGGACGAGGTGAACGGCATCGACGTGGACCCGCAGGGCCACGCCTACGTCACCGGCTTCGCCTACGGCAGCACCTCCGACACCTTCCCGACGACGAGCGCCACGCGCTTCGCTCCCGTCGAGGACAACGGCGTCGACGCCTACCTGAGCCGGCTGTCCGCCGACGGCTCGACCCTCGAGTACTCCACCGGCATCGGCACCGACGGCAACGGCAGCGCCAACAACGGGTCCGACTTCGGGTACGCCGTCGCGGTCGGCCCGAGCGAGGGGACCGCCTACATCACGGGCACGAGCCTCACCGGCAGCGGACCGAACGGCGACTTCCCGCTCAAGCACCCGTACGAGGGACGCAACGGCAGCTGCTGCTACGGGCAGGACCTCTTCGTCGCGGAGTTCGACACCACCCGGAGCGGCGACGCCTCGCTCGTCTACTCCACCCTCATCGGCGGCGGCGGCGCGGAGGGCGGGACCGCGATCGACGTGGACTCGACCGGGGCGGCCTACGTCGGGGGTGTCGTCGCCAGCGAGAGCCAGCCCGGCGACCCGTACGACACCACCCCGGACGAGCTCGGCGGCGGCGCCGGCCGCGGTCGGGCGTTCGTGACCAAGGTCGTGCAGAGCGGCAGCGGGAACGCCGGCCTGGGCTTCTCGACGACCCTCCAGGGCACCAGCTACCTCGACGGGCTCGGCGGCCTGGTCTACGACGAGACCGCGGGGGCGGTGCACGTCGGCGGCACCAGCCGCAGCGGCTCCCTCCTCACGACTCCGGGCGCGTTCCAGACCGCGGGGGCCGGTGACCGGGACGGCTTCGCGGCCACCGTCACCGTGGGGACGACCCCGCCCGACACCACCGCGCCCGACACCACGATCACCAGCGGGCCGGCCGCGGGCTCGACGCTCACCGGCGCCTCGGTGTCGTTCGGCTTCTCGGCCACCGAGAGCTCGACGTTCGAGTGCGCCTACGACGGTGGCGGCTTCGCGGCGTGCGGCACGCCCAGTCCGGGGCTGTCCGGCTCGGACACGCGCACCCTGGCGAACGGGTCTCACACCTTCGCGGTCCGGGCCCGCGACGCCGCCGCGAACGCCGACCCCACCCCGGCCACGCGCACCTTCACCGTGGCCGTCGCCGTGCCGCCGCCGCCGGCCCCGCCGGCGGACACCACCCCGCCCGACACGGTCATCACCCAGGCGCCGCCGGCGCGGGTGAGGGTGAAGCGCAAGGCCACGGTGAGCGTGGGCTTCACCTCGACCGAGCCCGGCTCGCGGTTCACCTGCCGGGTCGACGGCGGGCCGGCTCAGCCGTGCGTGTCCGGCGCGGCCTTCCGCCTCGGCCGGGGCCAGCACACGATCACCGTCACCGCCGTCGACGCCGCGGGCAACGCGGACCCGGCGCCGGCGTCGGTCCGGGTGACGGTCAAGAAGAAGAGGCCGAGGCCCGGGGCCGGTGGGGGCGGGAGGGGCTGA
- the thrS gene encoding threonine--tRNA ligase, with protein sequence MSELKIALVHAGQREERQVTTGTKAWEPFQDQPDVIAARVNGALKDLAYELQDGDEVEGVAIDSADGHDILRHSAAHVMAQAVQDLFPEAKLGIGPPVRDGFYYDFDVPTPFVPEDLEKIETRMRKIIKEGQRFSRRVTTDADALDELKDEPYKIELIGLKGSGKSDDAAEGASVEVGAGELTIYDNVRRDGEVAWSDLCRGPHLPTTKRIPAFRLMRTAAAYWRGDEKNKQLQRIYGTAWESKEALEEHLHRLEEAEKRDHRKLGRDLDLYSFPDELGSGLAVFHPKGGVIKREMEDYVRRRHIEEGFQYVGTPHISKEGTFHLSGHLPYYADGMFPPMELEGANYYLKAMNCPMHNLIFRSRGRSYRELPLRLFEFGGVYRYEKSGVVHGLTRVRGMTQDDSHSYITPEQADAEIKHLLDFCLSLLRDFGIDDFYLELSTRDDSKPDKFVGTDEDWATATAVLQQAAEESGLELVADPGGAAFYGPKISVQARDAIGRTWQLSTIQYDFNQPKGFDLEYQAADGTRQQPVMIHSAKFGSIERFLGVLVEHYAGAFPPWLAPVQVQGIPIAERHVDYLYDVARQLQKAGIRVEVDESDDRMQKKIRNAQLQKVPFMMIAGDDDVAAGAVSFRYRDGHQDNGVSVEDAIARVVAAVESREQV encoded by the coding sequence ATGTCCGAGCTGAAGATCGCCCTCGTCCACGCAGGTCAGCGTGAGGAGCGGCAGGTCACGACGGGCACCAAGGCCTGGGAGCCGTTCCAGGACCAGCCGGACGTCATCGCCGCCCGCGTCAACGGCGCGCTCAAGGACCTCGCCTACGAGCTCCAGGACGGCGACGAGGTCGAGGGCGTGGCGATCGACAGCGCCGACGGCCACGACATCCTGCGCCACTCGGCCGCCCACGTGATGGCCCAGGCGGTCCAGGACCTCTTCCCGGAGGCCAAGCTCGGCATCGGCCCGCCGGTGCGCGACGGCTTCTACTACGACTTCGACGTGCCGACCCCGTTCGTGCCCGAGGACCTCGAGAAGATCGAGACCCGGATGCGCAAGATCATCAAGGAGGGCCAGCGGTTCTCCCGGCGCGTCACCACCGACGCCGACGCGCTGGACGAGCTGAAGGACGAGCCCTACAAGATCGAGCTCATCGGCCTCAAGGGCTCGGGCAAGAGCGACGACGCGGCCGAGGGCGCGAGCGTCGAGGTCGGCGCCGGCGAGCTCACCATCTACGACAACGTCCGTCGCGACGGCGAGGTCGCGTGGAGCGACCTGTGCCGCGGCCCGCACCTGCCGACCACCAAGCGGATCCCCGCGTTCAGGCTGATGCGCACCGCGGCGGCGTACTGGCGCGGCGACGAGAAGAACAAGCAGCTGCAGCGCATCTACGGCACCGCGTGGGAGTCCAAGGAGGCGCTGGAGGAGCACCTGCACCGGCTCGAGGAGGCCGAGAAGCGCGACCACCGCAAGCTCGGCCGCGACCTCGACCTCTACTCCTTCCCCGACGAGCTCGGCTCCGGCCTCGCGGTCTTCCACCCCAAGGGCGGGGTCATCAAGCGGGAGATGGAGGACTACGTCCGCCGCCGGCACATCGAGGAGGGGTTCCAGTACGTCGGGACCCCGCACATCAGCAAGGAGGGGACCTTCCACCTCTCCGGGCACCTGCCGTACTACGCCGACGGGATGTTCCCGCCCATGGAGCTCGAGGGCGCGAACTACTACCTCAAGGCCATGAACTGCCCCATGCACAACCTGATCTTCCGCTCGCGCGGACGGTCCTACCGCGAGCTGCCGCTGCGGCTGTTCGAGTTCGGCGGCGTCTACCGCTACGAGAAGTCCGGCGTGGTCCACGGCCTGACCCGGGTGCGCGGCATGACCCAGGACGACTCGCACTCCTACATCACCCCGGAGCAGGCCGACGCCGAGATCAAGCACCTGCTGGACTTCTGCCTCAGCCTGCTGCGCGACTTCGGGATCGACGACTTCTACCTCGAGCTCTCCACCCGCGACGACTCCAAGCCGGACAAGTTCGTCGGCACCGACGAGGACTGGGCCACCGCCACCGCGGTGCTCCAGCAGGCGGCCGAGGAGTCCGGGCTCGAGCTGGTCGCCGACCCCGGTGGGGCGGCGTTCTACGGCCCCAAGATCTCGGTGCAGGCGCGCGACGCGATCGGCCGGACCTGGCAGCTCTCGACCATCCAGTACGACTTCAACCAGCCCAAGGGCTTCGACCTGGAGTACCAGGCCGCCGACGGCACCCGCCAGCAGCCGGTGATGATCCACTCCGCGAAGTTCGGCTCCATCGAGCGGTTCCTGGGTGTCCTGGTCGAGCACTACGCCGGAGCGTTCCCGCCCTGGCTGGCGCCGGTGCAGGTCCAGGGCATCCCGATCGCCGAGCGGCACGTTGACTACCTGTACGACGTCGCGCGGCAACTGCAGAAGGCCGGGATCCGCGTCGAGGTCGACGAGTCCGACGACCGGATGCAGAAGAAGATCCGCAACGCCCAGCTCCAGAAGGTGCCGTTCATGATGATCGCGGGAGACGACGACGTGGCCGCCGGTGCGGTCTCGTTCCGCTACCGCGACGGCCACCAGGACAACGGCGTGTCGGTGGAGGACGCGATCGCGCGCGTCGTCGCCGCGGTGGAGTCGCGCGAGCAGGTGTGA
- a CDS encoding class I SAM-dependent methyltransferase, whose protein sequence is MSDLANHFGERVAASYDDEADVRFSAAHLEEESGFLADLAGDGGRALELAIGTGRVALPLAARGVEVHGIDLSEAMVARLRAKPRGAEIPVELGDFSTTQAGVGLVGEFDLVYLVFNTIGNVASQEAQVATFANAARHLRPGGCFVVETSVPGVLGAQDGRQFRVFDHSEEHVGVDEYDPVTQLMWSHHYTLTEDGTYRRASVPFRYAWPAELDLMARLAGMELRERYEWWDRTPFTAESESHVSVWEKG, encoded by the coding sequence TTGAGCGACCTGGCCAACCACTTCGGGGAGCGCGTCGCCGCGTCGTACGACGACGAGGCGGACGTGCGGTTCTCCGCGGCGCACCTGGAGGAGGAGTCGGGCTTCCTGGCCGACCTGGCCGGGGACGGCGGTCGTGCGCTGGAGCTGGCCATCGGCACCGGTCGGGTCGCGCTGCCGCTGGCCGCGCGCGGGGTCGAGGTGCACGGCATCGACCTGTCCGAGGCCATGGTCGCCCGCCTGCGGGCCAAGCCCCGCGGCGCAGAGATCCCGGTCGAGCTCGGCGACTTCAGCACCACCCAGGCCGGCGTGGGGCTGGTGGGGGAGTTCGACCTGGTCTACCTGGTCTTCAACACCATCGGGAACGTCGCCTCGCAGGAGGCCCAGGTCGCGACGTTCGCCAACGCCGCCCGGCACCTGCGCCCCGGCGGCTGCTTCGTGGTGGAGACGAGCGTGCCGGGGGTGCTCGGCGCCCAGGACGGCCGGCAGTTCCGGGTCTTCGACCACAGCGAGGAGCACGTCGGCGTCGACGAGTACGACCCCGTCACCCAGCTGATGTGGTCGCACCACTACACGCTGACCGAGGACGGGACCTACCGCCGCGCGTCGGTGCCGTTCCGCTACGCCTGGCCCGCCGAGCTGGACCTGATGGCCCGGCTGGCCGGGATGGAGCTGCGCGAGCGCTACGAGTGGTGGGACCGCACGCCGTTCACCGCCGAGAGCGAGTCGCACGTCTCGGTCTGGGAGAAGGGGTGA
- a CDS encoding AurF N-oxygenase family protein: MASSRPSVSYHDTLRTLSEASVHQHFDAFADIAWDDPAYAVDPHDPRWVLPEADVLGRTAWYRGLPLEEQVRVGLYRQANVTKVGLQFEQVLIAGLMNFAFTLPEGTPEFRYATHEATEECHHTQMFQEFVNRSGQRVAGAPRLFTTLAPLLPLFANRVPVGFFVGVLAGEEPIDHVQKSILRSGGPLHPLLERIMQIHVAEEARHIGFAHTYVEHRAARLGRGQRFLLSLLVPVLMRWLADVILVPSRQARRDMGIPDAVLREVYWDAPQSRWVLRDMFGDVRMLAENAGLVNPVSRRLWRRLGIDGRPSRYRSQPASAAA; this comes from the coding sequence ATGGCCTCCTCTCGACCCTCGGTGAGCTACCACGACACCCTGCGCACGCTGAGCGAGGCGTCGGTGCACCAGCACTTCGACGCCTTCGCCGACATCGCCTGGGACGACCCGGCGTACGCCGTGGACCCGCACGACCCGCGCTGGGTGCTGCCGGAGGCCGACGTCCTGGGCCGGACCGCGTGGTACCGCGGCCTGCCGCTCGAGGAGCAGGTCCGGGTCGGGCTCTACCGGCAGGCCAACGTGACCAAGGTCGGGCTGCAGTTCGAGCAGGTGCTCATCGCCGGGCTGATGAACTTCGCCTTCACCCTGCCCGAGGGCACGCCCGAGTTCCGCTACGCCACCCACGAGGCGACCGAGGAGTGCCACCACACGCAGATGTTCCAGGAGTTCGTGAACCGCTCGGGCCAGCGGGTGGCCGGCGCCCCACGGCTGTTCACGACCCTGGCGCCGCTGCTGCCGCTGTTCGCGAACCGGGTGCCGGTCGGCTTCTTCGTCGGCGTGCTGGCCGGCGAGGAGCCCATCGACCACGTCCAGAAGTCGATCCTGCGCAGCGGCGGGCCGCTGCACCCGCTGCTGGAGCGGATCATGCAGATCCACGTGGCCGAGGAGGCGCGGCACATCGGCTTCGCGCACACCTACGTCGAGCACCGCGCGGCCCGGCTCGGCCGGGGCCAGCGGTTCCTGCTGTCGCTGCTCGTCCCGGTGCTGATGCGCTGGCTGGCCGACGTGATCCTGGTCCCGAGCCGGCAGGCGCGGCGCGACATGGGCATCCCCGACGCGGTGCTGCGCGAGGTCTACTGGGACGCGCCGCAGTCGCGGTGGGTGCTGCGCGACATGTTCGGCGACGTGCGCATGCTGGCCGAGAACGCCGGCCTGGTGAACCCGGTCTCCCGCCGGCTGTGGAGGCGACTCGGCATCGACGGCCGGCCCTCGCGCTACCGCAGCCAGCCGGCGTCGGCGGCCGCCTGA
- a CDS encoding HIT family protein codes for MSEEPTEESVVQDGVGEADGLDRLWTPHRMAYIRGENKPADATSGECPFCRIPSLPDEEGLVVHRGRTAYAVLNLYPYSPGHLMVCPYRHIADYTETTAEEMVEIGELTKRAMSVVRAVSGAGGFNIGMNQGHVAGAGIAAHLHQHVVPRWPGDQNFMPIIGRTKTLPELLSDTRGLLARAWAGEAPS; via the coding sequence GTGAGCGAGGAGCCGACCGAGGAGAGCGTCGTGCAGGACGGCGTGGGCGAGGCCGACGGCCTGGACCGGTTGTGGACGCCGCACCGGATGGCCTACATCCGCGGCGAGAACAAGCCCGCGGACGCCACCTCGGGGGAGTGCCCCTTCTGCCGGATCCCGTCCCTGCCCGACGAGGAGGGCCTGGTCGTGCACCGGGGCCGGACGGCCTACGCGGTCCTCAACCTCTACCCCTACTCGCCCGGCCACCTCATGGTCTGCCCCTACCGGCACATCGCGGACTACACCGAGACGACCGCCGAGGAGATGGTGGAGATCGGCGAGCTGACCAAGCGCGCGATGAGCGTCGTCCGCGCGGTGAGCGGCGCGGGCGGCTTCAACATCGGCATGAACCAGGGCCACGTCGCCGGCGCCGGGATCGCCGCCCACCTGCACCAGCACGTGGTCCCACGCTGGCCCGGCGACCAGAACTTCATGCCCATCATCGGCCGCACCAAGACCCTGCCCGAGCTGCTCTCGGACACCCGCGGGCTGCTGGCCCGGGCCTGGGCCGGCGAAGCGCCGTCCTAG
- a CDS encoding TetR/AcrR family transcriptional regulator — protein MAAKRDGRQLRWDSHNAARRQHILDAAIAVLAESAPGVEVHVQQIAERAGLSRTVVYRHFADRADLDQAVQGRALELLRAELVPALSFEGTPVDIIRRVVAAYVGWAAEHPGVHAFAQQDPPGGAGQMEQAIQQIAGQIEDLINVGVEVLHVELDADEVAALDPLVFGLVGAVFTSTRRWLARPELRPDRERFVELLTESVWEQIAGLARARGVDLAPDVPVEALLETALDGAAG, from the coding sequence ATGGCAGCCAAGCGCGACGGCAGACAGCTGCGCTGGGACAGCCACAACGCCGCGCGACGCCAGCACATCCTGGACGCGGCGATCGCGGTCCTGGCCGAGTCCGCGCCGGGGGTGGAGGTCCACGTCCAGCAGATCGCCGAGCGGGCGGGGCTGAGCCGGACGGTCGTCTACCGGCACTTCGCCGACCGCGCCGACCTGGACCAGGCGGTGCAGGGGCGGGCGCTGGAGCTGCTGCGGGCCGAGCTGGTGCCGGCGCTGTCCTTCGAGGGCACCCCGGTCGACATCATCCGGCGCGTCGTGGCGGCGTACGTCGGGTGGGCGGCCGAGCACCCGGGCGTGCACGCCTTCGCACAGCAGGACCCGCCGGGCGGCGCGGGACAGATGGAGCAGGCGATCCAGCAGATCGCCGGGCAGATCGAGGACCTCATCAACGTCGGGGTCGAGGTGCTGCACGTCGAGCTCGACGCCGACGAGGTGGCGGCGCTGGACCCGCTGGTCTTCGGGCTGGTGGGGGCGGTGTTCACCTCGACCCGGCGGTGGCTCGCGCGGCCCGAGCTGCGTCCCGACCGCGAGCGGTTCGTGGAGCTGTTGACCGAGTCGGTCTGGGAGCAGATCGCGGGGCTGGCGCGGGCGCGCGGCGTGGACCTGGCGCCCGACGTACCCGTCGAGGCGCTGCTGGAGACCGCCCTGGACGGAGCGGCGGGGTGA
- a CDS encoding glycoside hydrolase family 25 domain-containing protein codes for MRLLPLAAAAVLLAGCGSASSDDGTAAPEPASPSASSAAPPTAPPVDPQVLERHESLVKLAAAAQEQAAQLNAEGASIPPRDGPVLGADISWPQCPPGMGIPYKETSGQPMPTAQAEYVVIGLTNGPGFHANPCLADQVAWAEGRGLLVSAYSVISWPDDAAQQQYGGLQEAGHAQAEFNIASMEAAGLDSPVVWLDVEQVPHYEWSTSTAANAEVVLGAAQGYLDAGYRVGVYSTPAIWSGLVGDLSLGVPEWRAAGQTSRSEAESRCGEDWSIQGGEAVLAQWVEDARDVNVTCPGGEQRLGEFFRKV; via the coding sequence GTGAGGCTGCTGCCGCTCGCGGCGGCGGCCGTGCTGCTGGCCGGCTGCGGCAGCGCCTCCTCGGACGACGGCACCGCCGCACCGGAGCCCGCGTCCCCGAGCGCGTCGTCGGCCGCGCCGCCCACCGCACCGCCGGTGGACCCGCAGGTGCTCGAGCGGCACGAGTCCCTGGTCAAGCTGGCCGCCGCTGCCCAGGAGCAGGCGGCGCAGCTGAACGCCGAGGGCGCGTCGATCCCGCCGCGCGACGGCCCGGTGCTCGGCGCCGACATCAGCTGGCCGCAGTGCCCGCCCGGGATGGGCATCCCCTACAAGGAGACCTCGGGTCAGCCGATGCCCACCGCCCAGGCGGAGTACGTCGTCATCGGACTCACCAACGGCCCCGGCTTCCACGCCAACCCCTGCCTGGCCGACCAGGTGGCCTGGGCCGAGGGGCGGGGGCTGCTCGTCTCGGCGTACTCCGTGATCAGCTGGCCCGACGACGCCGCCCAGCAGCAGTACGGCGGGCTCCAGGAGGCCGGTCACGCCCAAGCGGAGTTCAACATCGCGTCGATGGAGGCGGCCGGCCTCGACTCGCCGGTGGTCTGGCTCGACGTCGAGCAGGTGCCGCACTACGAGTGGTCGACCAGCACGGCGGCCAACGCCGAGGTGGTGCTCGGCGCCGCGCAGGGCTACCTCGACGCGGGCTACCGGGTCGGGGTCTACTCCACGCCGGCCATCTGGTCCGGGCTGGTCGGCGACCTGAGCCTCGGCGTGCCCGAGTGGCGCGCCGCCGGCCAGACCTCGCGGTCCGAGGCCGAGAGCCGGTGCGGCGAGGACTGGTCGATCCAGGGCGGCGAGGCGGTGCTGGCCCAGTGGGTCGAGGACGCCCGCGACGTCAACGTCACCTGCCCGGGCGGGGAGCAGCGGCTGGGGGAGTTCTTCCGGAAAGTGTGA
- a CDS encoding FAD-dependent oxidoreductase produces the protein MPYVVTQPCCADASCVTACPVNCIHPAPGEPGFATTEMVFIDAATCVGCGACVTACPVGAIVPDHALRPDQRPFVELAAEYYDVFPHADRTPVALVPPPRRPVARDLRVAVVGAGPAGLHTADELLRHPGVGVDVYDRRREPHGLARYGVAPDHVDTRGIARLFEVIAAQPGFRYRLGVEVRSRADLPEAYDAVVWATGASADRALGVPGDEGVLGATTLARWANGDPEVALALPAVERAVVVGAGNVALDTARLLVGPRVGATEVSVLGRRGVEHAALTTPELVGLAGLEGVDVLLRSAPPEGRGVRERLLTDLAARRPTGRPRIVLRFDAPVTAVLPSGVRLADGEELAADLVVGAVGHEHQPVAHERGRLRPGEYVAGWAKRGPRGFLGTTRADAQESVATLLDDVEAGRLSPSRPHRPRASASSS, from the coding sequence GTGCCGTACGTCGTCACCCAGCCCTGCTGCGCCGACGCCTCGTGCGTGACGGCCTGCCCCGTCAACTGCATCCACCCGGCGCCGGGCGAGCCGGGGTTCGCGACGACCGAGATGGTCTTCATCGACGCGGCCACCTGCGTGGGCTGCGGCGCCTGCGTCACCGCCTGCCCGGTGGGTGCGATCGTCCCCGACCACGCGCTCCGGCCCGACCAGCGGCCCTTCGTCGAGCTGGCCGCGGAGTACTACGACGTCTTCCCGCACGCCGACCGCACCCCGGTCGCGCTGGTGCCGCCCCCGCGGCGCCCGGTCGCACGAGACCTGCGGGTCGCCGTCGTGGGCGCCGGCCCGGCCGGCCTCCACACCGCCGACGAGCTGCTGCGCCACCCCGGGGTGGGCGTCGACGTCTACGACCGGCGCCGCGAGCCGCACGGGCTCGCGCGGTACGGCGTCGCGCCCGACCACGTCGACACCCGCGGCATCGCCCGGCTCTTCGAGGTGATCGCGGCCCAGCCCGGCTTCCGCTACCGCCTCGGCGTCGAGGTCCGCTCGCGCGCCGACCTGCCGGAGGCCTACGACGCGGTGGTGTGGGCCACCGGCGCGAGCGCGGACCGTGCGCTCGGCGTACCGGGGGACGAGGGGGTGCTCGGCGCCACCACCCTCGCGCGCTGGGCCAACGGTGACCCGGAGGTCGCGCTCGCCCTGCCGGCCGTCGAGCGGGCCGTGGTCGTCGGTGCCGGCAACGTCGCCCTCGACACCGCGCGGCTCCTGGTCGGGCCGCGCGTCGGCGCCACCGAGGTGAGCGTGCTCGGGCGCCGCGGTGTCGAGCACGCGGCCCTCACCACCCCCGAGCTGGTGGGCCTGGCCGGGCTCGAGGGCGTCGACGTGCTGCTGCGCTCCGCCCCGCCCGAGGGCCGGGGTGTGCGGGAGCGGCTGCTGACGGACCTCGCCGCGCGGCGCCCCACGGGTCGGCCGCGGATCGTGCTGCGCTTCGACGCTCCGGTCACCGCGGTGCTGCCGTCCGGCGTACGGCTGGCCGACGGCGAGGAGCTCGCCGCCGACCTCGTCGTCGGCGCCGTCGGGCACGAGCACCAGCCGGTCGCGCACGAGCGCGGGCGCCTGCGCCCGGGGGAGTACGTCGCCGGCTGGGCCAAGCGCGGCCCGCGCGGATTCCTGGGCACGACCCGGGCCGACGCCCAGGAGAGCGTGGCCACCCTGCTCGACGACGTCGAAGCCGGCCGGCTCAGCCCCTCCCGCCCCCACCGGCCCCGGGCCTCGGCCTCTTCTTCTTGA